The Flavobacterium praedii genome window below encodes:
- a CDS encoding BlaI/MecI/CopY family transcriptional regulator, protein MQKLTNKEEEIMHILWKLKKAFVKEVMAEITEDQPHYNTLSTIIRNLEEKGYVSYNAFGNTHQYYPIVTLEDYRKRFMNTAIDNYFNSSYKNMVSFFAKEEKITADELREILAMIEQKQ, encoded by the coding sequence ATGCAAAAACTAACAAACAAAGAAGAAGAAATCATGCACATTTTATGGAAGCTCAAAAAAGCATTTGTAAAAGAAGTAATGGCCGAAATCACAGAGGATCAACCGCATTATAATACTTTATCGACTATTATTCGCAATCTTGAAGAAAAAGGATATGTTTCGTATAATGCCTTTGGAAATACCCATCAATATTACCCAATAGTGACATTAGAAGATTACAGAAAACGCTTTATGAATACTGCCATTGATAATTATTTCAACAGTTCGTATAAAAATATGGTTTCCTTTTTTGCCAAAGAAGAAAAAATAACCGCCGATGAACTGAGAGAAATTCTTGCCATGATTGAGCAAAAACAATAA
- a CDS encoding MDR family MFS transporter: protein MLKTALGRYINNFKGFTREVWILALITFVNRAGTMVLPFLSKYLKENLHFTYGEVGWIMVAFGLGSMLGSWLGGKLTDKIGFYKIMIFSLFTSGILFFILQYITSFWGLCIGMFIIMAISDMFRPAMFVSLSVYAKPENRVRALSLVRLAVNLGFTAGPTLGGLIILGMGYRGLFWVDGSSCIIAILIFAFYIKEKKRIPIAIEDAATKTIPKPIYKDKPFWLLLFISFITAMVFFQIFTTLPLYHHEKFGLSEFQTGLLLSVNGLLVFLLEMPIVSRLERKKANKIKNIGYGSLCIAAGYYILLFDSWVGILVISIVLLTLGEIFSFPFANAVAINRAPKGQEGQYMGLYTMSFSLAHIASSKTGLEIIAHFGYFVNWFIMGSLGILALLCGIWLNKMIQHEQK, encoded by the coding sequence ATGCTCAAAACTGCTCTCGGTCGCTACATCAACAATTTCAAAGGATTCACACGTGAAGTCTGGATACTGGCTTTAATCACTTTTGTCAACAGAGCGGGTACGATGGTGCTGCCGTTTTTATCCAAATATTTAAAAGAAAATTTACACTTTACCTATGGCGAAGTGGGATGGATTATGGTCGCCTTTGGCTTGGGATCTATGCTGGGTTCTTGGCTAGGAGGTAAATTGACCGATAAGATTGGATTTTATAAAATCATGATTTTCAGCCTTTTTACGAGCGGAATACTGTTTTTTATCCTGCAATACATCACCTCTTTTTGGGGATTGTGTATTGGTATGTTTATCATCATGGCCATTTCTGATATGTTTCGCCCCGCCATGTTCGTTTCCCTGAGCGTGTATGCAAAACCCGAAAACAGAGTTCGAGCCCTATCCCTAGTACGATTGGCAGTCAATCTGGGTTTTACGGCCGGTCCCACATTAGGCGGGTTGATTATTTTAGGGATGGGATATCGCGGTCTCTTTTGGGTCGATGGAAGTTCCTGCATCATTGCGATTTTGATATTTGCCTTTTACATCAAAGAGAAAAAGAGAATCCCAATTGCCATAGAGGATGCTGCGACCAAAACCATCCCAAAACCCATTTACAAAGACAAACCTTTTTGGTTGCTGTTGTTCATCAGTTTTATCACCGCGATGGTTTTTTTCCAAATATTCACCACACTTCCTTTATACCATCATGAGAAATTTGGCTTAAGCGAATTCCAAACCGGTCTGCTCCTTTCCGTCAACGGACTATTGGTTTTCCTTTTAGAAATGCCTATCGTCAGTAGATTGGAACGCAAAAAAGCCAACAAAATCAAGAACATCGGCTATGGCTCCTTATGCATTGCGGCAGGATATTACATTTTGTTATTCGATTCTTGGGTAGGTATTTTAGTCATCAGCATTGTATTACTTACTTTGGGCGAAATATTTTCCTTCCCTTTCGCCAATGCTGTTGCCATCAACCGAGCACCAAAAGGGCAAGAAGGTCAATATATGGGACTTTACACCATGAGTTTCAGTTTGGCACACATTGCCAGTTCAAAAACGGGACTCGAAATCATTGCTCATTTTGGTTATTTTGTCAATTGGTTTATAATGGGAAGCCTTGGAATCTTAGCATTACTTTGCGGCATTTGGCTCAACAAAATGATACAGCACGAGCAAAAATAA
- a CDS encoding DUF1684 domain-containing protein — protein sequence MRVILTLVLLTLFNVDFAQEKFDVAVVEKFQKELNAEYADAKTSPLLAEDLARFKALDFYPINEKAFVVAQFIRTENEKPFEMPTSTTRKPMYVKYGEARFQMEGKEFKLNIYRNIELSKKEEYKDYLFLPFSDLTSGKESYIGGKYIDLKIPSGNTIVIDFNLSYNPYCAYSPKYSCPKVPLENDLGIEIKAGVKKFHD from the coding sequence ATGAGAGTTATACTGACTTTGGTTCTATTGACATTATTTAATGTAGACTTTGCCCAAGAAAAATTTGATGTGGCGGTTGTCGAAAAATTTCAAAAAGAGCTGAATGCTGAATATGCAGATGCCAAGACAAGTCCACTGTTAGCTGAAGATTTAGCTCGTTTCAAGGCGCTGGATTTTTATCCTATAAATGAAAAAGCTTTTGTGGTTGCTCAATTCATCAGAACTGAGAACGAAAAACCGTTTGAAATGCCAACTTCAACAACCAGAAAGCCAATGTATGTGAAATATGGGGAAGCTCGTTTTCAGATGGAAGGAAAAGAGTTCAAACTGAATATTTATCGTAATATTGAACTCTCCAAAAAAGAGGAATACAAAGACTATTTGTTTTTACCCTTTTCGGATTTGACCTCCGGTAAAGAGAGTTACATAGGAGGAAAGTATATTGACTTGAAAATACCATCTGGAAACACGATTGTTATTGATTTTAATTTATCCTACAATCCTTATTGTGCTTACAGCCCTAAATATTCTTGTCCAAAAGTACCTTTGGAAAACGATTTAGGAATCGAAATCAAAGCGGGAGTAAAGAAGTTCCATGATTAA
- a CDS encoding TatD family hydrolase produces the protein MKYFNLHTHHFTNQDTVLELVNQYPHEFDATIPFYSIGIHPWYIDEQRLEADLEIIENKLQEPNCLALGECGLDKRVEIPLELQQMVFEKQLLLAQKQNKPVVIHCVAAFQEVIATKKRLKITVPMIIHGFSKNKQVAKEMIDNGFYISFGKYLMRNPELKEVFETIPNDRFFLETDTLEEGIEEVYALAARYKKWDIDEIQQQIQRNFAAVFKKQL, from the coding sequence ATGAAATATTTTAATTTACATACTCATCATTTTACGAATCAGGACACGGTTTTAGAACTCGTTAATCAATATCCGCATGAATTTGATGCAACTATTCCGTTTTATTCAATTGGGATACATCCTTGGTATATCGATGAACAAAGATTGGAGGCTGATTTGGAAATCATTGAAAATAAATTGCAGGAACCCAATTGTCTCGCTCTAGGCGAATGTGGATTGGACAAGCGCGTAGAGATTCCGCTTGAATTGCAACAAATGGTTTTTGAAAAACAATTGCTTTTAGCACAAAAACAGAATAAACCTGTTGTAATCCATTGTGTGGCGGCATTTCAAGAAGTAATTGCTACCAAGAAACGTTTGAAAATTACAGTTCCGATGATTATTCATGGTTTTTCAAAAAACAAACAAGTGGCTAAGGAAATGATTGATAATGGATTTTATATTTCGTTTGGTAAATATTTAATGCGCAATCCAGAATTGAAAGAAGTTTTCGAAACTATACCCAATGATCGATTTTTTCTCGAAACCGATACTTTGGAAGAAGGAATCGAAGAAGTGTATGCGTTGGCAGCCCGATATAAAAAATGGGACATAGATGAAATACAACAACAAATACAACGTAATTTTGCAGCAGTTTTTAAAAAGCAACTTTAA
- a CDS encoding tRNA threonylcarbamoyladenosine dehydratase, whose amino-acid sequence MAEWTERAELLFKKEGLQNLQNAHVMVVGLGGVGSFAAEFLARAGVGTMTIVDGDVVDITNINRQLPALHSTVGQPKVDVVGDRLMDINPKLNLIRIKEFLSPERAFEIVTDEYDYVLDCIDSVTPKLNLIIAAKRKRVRILSSMGAGGKMEASKVKVTDISKTINCYFAKTIRKRLKKEKINKVKVVFSSEIQDESSLKMTDGSNFKKSFYGTNSYMPGLFGLYAAETVIRYLLKKE is encoded by the coding sequence ATGGCAGAGTGGACAGAAAGAGCCGAACTATTATTTAAAAAAGAAGGATTACAAAATTTACAGAATGCCCACGTAATGGTCGTAGGGCTTGGCGGAGTGGGGTCTTTTGCAGCCGAATTTTTGGCTAGAGCAGGAGTGGGAACAATGACCATTGTAGACGGAGATGTGGTTGATATTACCAATATCAACAGACAATTACCCGCTTTGCATTCAACAGTGGGACAACCTAAAGTGGACGTTGTAGGAGATCGATTGATGGATATCAATCCCAAATTGAATTTGATACGAATAAAAGAGTTTCTTTCGCCAGAGCGCGCTTTTGAAATTGTTACGGATGAATATGATTATGTTTTAGATTGTATAGATAGCGTTACGCCAAAATTAAATTTAATCATTGCAGCCAAAAGAAAACGTGTAAGAATTTTAAGCAGTATGGGAGCGGGAGGAAAAATGGAAGCTTCTAAAGTAAAAGTTACTGATATTTCTAAAACAATCAATTGTTATTTTGCCAAAACCATCAGAAAGCGTTTGAAAAAAGAAAAAATTAATAAAGTGAAAGTGGTTTTTTCGTCTGAAATTCAAGATGAATCCAGTCTAAAAATGACTGATGGTTCCAATTTTAAAAAATCTTTCTACGGAACCAATAGCTATATGCCAGGTTTATTTGGTTTATATGCTGCAGAAACGGTAATTCGCTATTTGCTTAAGAAAGAATAA
- a CDS encoding HAD family hydrolase encodes MIQTVIFDMDGVIVDTELVHRYAYYQQFGELNIEVPEEMYTSFTGLSTRNTFQKLKEHFQLEKDVEDLILRKRSIFNNAFDSKEDLALLEGVEHLIKDFHQNGMQLIVASSASKVTIDRVFRRFDLHQYFTHIVSGEDFPKSKPHPAIFEHAASLSIAPKENCIVIEDSTNGVKAAKAAGIFCVGYNSFHSKDQDLVLADVVVNHFNELNFEIVSKY; translated from the coding sequence ATGATACAAACCGTAATTTTCGACATGGATGGTGTAATTGTTGATACAGAACTCGTACATCGTTATGCGTATTACCAACAATTTGGCGAACTCAATATTGAAGTTCCAGAAGAAATGTACACATCTTTCACAGGATTATCAACTCGCAATACTTTTCAGAAATTGAAAGAGCATTTTCAGCTAGAAAAAGATGTAGAAGATTTGATTTTGAGAAAAAGATCTATTTTTAATAATGCTTTCGATAGCAAAGAAGACTTGGCTTTACTGGAAGGGGTGGAGCATTTAATTAAAGATTTTCATCAAAACGGGATGCAGTTGATTGTGGCTTCATCGGCTTCTAAAGTGACTATTGATCGGGTTTTTCGTCGATTTGATTTACACCAATATTTTACCCATATCGTAAGTGGTGAAGATTTTCCAAAATCAAAACCACATCCTGCTATTTTTGAGCATGCGGCTTCATTATCTATTGCACCAAAAGAAAATTGTATCGTAATTGAGGATAGTACCAATGGTGTAAAAGCAGCTAAAGCTGCTGGTATATTCTGCGTTGGATACAATAGTTTTCATTCAAAAGATCAAGATTTAGTATTGGCTGATGTGGTAGTAAATCATTTTAATGAATTGAATTTTGAAATTGTTTCGAAATACTAA
- a CDS encoding DUF2911 domain-containing protein has translation MKKICIAIAFIIAPFISEAQLKTPQASPKATVFQTVGLTDVEIVYCRPAARGRAVFGNLVPFGKIWRTGANENTTISFSEDVVIDGKTLPKGKYALYTIPKIESWEVIFYSTTNNWGNPEVWNEANVVLRTTVKEESLPKAVESFTIGINSLDANFAYLDMAWENSSVSMKFEVPTQKVTLANIEKALAGPTSGDFFSAAQYIFQSNGDNTKALSYVNKALDMSSDKPFWYNRLKSLIQAKLGDKKGAIETANLSLAAAEVAKNQDYVKMNRESIAEWSKK, from the coding sequence ATGAAAAAAATATGTATTGCTATAGCTTTTATTATAGCTCCTTTTATTTCTGAGGCTCAATTGAAAACACCTCAAGCAAGTCCAAAAGCCACTGTTTTCCAAACTGTAGGATTAACAGATGTTGAAATTGTTTATTGTAGACCGGCCGCAAGAGGTAGAGCCGTTTTTGGAAACTTAGTCCCATTTGGGAAAATTTGGAGAACTGGAGCCAATGAAAATACAACGATTTCATTTAGTGAAGATGTTGTCATCGATGGTAAAACCTTGCCAAAAGGGAAGTATGCTTTGTACACGATTCCCAAAATTGAAAGTTGGGAAGTAATTTTTTATTCCACTACAAACAATTGGGGAAATCCAGAAGTTTGGAATGAAGCAAATGTTGTACTTAGAACTACTGTGAAAGAAGAATCTTTGCCAAAAGCGGTAGAAAGTTTTACTATTGGTATAAATAGTCTGGATGCTAATTTCGCTTATTTGGATATGGCGTGGGAGAATTCTTCAGTTTCTATGAAATTTGAAGTTCCAACTCAAAAAGTAACTCTTGCCAATATCGAAAAAGCTCTAGCAGGGCCTACATCTGGAGATTTCTTTTCGGCAGCACAATATATTTTTCAATCGAATGGAGATAATACAAAAGCTTTATCTTATGTGAATAAAGCATTAGATATGAGCTCTGATAAACCATTTTGGTATAACAGATTGAAATCATTGATTCAAGCCAAATTGGGAGACAAAAAAGGGGCTATTGAAACAGCTAATCTTTCTCTTGCAGCTGCTGAAGTGGCAAAAAATCAAGATTATGTAAAAATGAATAGAGAAAGTATCGCTGAATGGAGTAAAAAATAG
- a CDS encoding c-type cytochrome, translated as MKNLKQILLGIAVVTVLMFTQTSNAQAKPKGKEWKVPAADASKKSTVKAGDATAISDGKAIWGKDCKSCHGVKGLGDGTKADKIDISCGNFSSKEFQSLSDGELFYKTKIGRKPMPSFKEKLSDSEIWAVVAYMRTMK; from the coding sequence ATGAAAAATTTGAAACAAATCCTTTTAGGTATAGCCGTAGTAACAGTATTAATGTTTACTCAAACTAGTAATGCACAAGCAAAACCAAAAGGTAAAGAATGGAAAGTTCCTGCTGCTGATGCAAGCAAGAAAAGTACAGTAAAAGCTGGAGATGCAACAGCTATAAGTGATGGAAAAGCCATTTGGGGAAAAGATTGTAAATCTTGCCATGGTGTTAAAGGACTTGGTGATGGAACAAAAGCGGACAAAATTGATATTAGTTGTGGTAATTTTTCTTCAAAAGAATTTCAATCATTGTCTGATGGAGAATTGTTCTACAAAACAAAAATAGGTAGAAAACCAATGCCTTCATTTAAAGAAAAATTAAGTGATTCAGAAATTTGGGCTGTTGTTGCCTATATGAGAACTATGAAATAG
- the nrfD gene encoding NrfD/PsrC family molybdoenzyme membrane anchor subunit, with translation MSEEKNIPESTKYETFTQEEYMIMKDDLLRPIEKIGKAGKIWIAFLTAVFLAGVVAYYLQESRGKYVTTGLRDYTMWGIYISNFLFLVALSLSSVFMSAILKLTNFEWYRPLSRIADVISLSSITMAGICIMISMGRPDRLHHLFIYGRIQSPIVWDIIVVATYFVTCVLVLFIALIPSLSTCKNHLKNLPKWQLKMYDILSFGWHGTAEQWKILKKTVLILTVLLIPLGIALRTVSAWLFSTTLRPEWDSTNFGAYFVSGSALLTVAVMIIAISSFRKLYHLEKYLTEMHFDKLGQAMVLMGLIYAYFNINEYLVPAYKMSGLHANHLLDLFVGNNAFFYWSVVFFGILVPSVLPMFKKMRKPLPLTIIALAVLIAGWFKFYLIVIPGLSHPLLPIQDVPASWKHYTPSLIEMTIVAATIAGTMLITTLFSRFFPIISVWEVAEGKLEGKEEIINYK, from the coding sequence ATGTCTGAAGAAAAAAATATACCCGAATCAACAAAATACGAAACCTTTACCCAGGAAGAGTATATGATTATGAAAGACGACTTGCTCAGACCAATTGAAAAGATTGGAAAAGCAGGTAAAATATGGATTGCATTTCTAACAGCAGTATTCTTGGCAGGAGTTGTTGCCTATTATTTACAAGAATCAAGGGGTAAATATGTTACTACTGGCTTAAGAGATTATACCATGTGGGGGATCTATATCTCCAACTTTTTGTTTTTAGTAGCCTTAAGTTTATCATCTGTATTTATGTCTGCAATATTAAAATTGACGAATTTTGAATGGTACAGACCTCTTTCTAGAATTGCAGATGTGATTTCATTATCTAGTATAACCATGGCTGGAATCTGCATAATGATTTCAATGGGACGTCCAGATAGACTGCATCATTTATTTATATATGGACGAATACAATCTCCTATTGTTTGGGACATTATAGTTGTAGCGACTTATTTTGTAACCTGTGTATTGGTCCTTTTTATTGCATTAATACCATCTCTATCAACTTGCAAAAATCATTTGAAAAATCTTCCGAAATGGCAATTAAAAATGTATGACATTCTTTCTTTTGGTTGGCACGGCACGGCAGAACAATGGAAAATACTTAAAAAAACAGTTCTTATTTTGACCGTTTTACTAATTCCTTTAGGAATTGCATTAAGAACAGTAAGCGCATGGCTTTTCTCAACAACCTTAAGACCAGAATGGGATAGTACTAATTTTGGTGCCTACTTTGTTTCAGGTTCTGCTTTATTAACAGTTGCAGTAATGATTATCGCTATTTCTTCCTTTAGAAAATTATACCATTTAGAAAAATATTTAACAGAAATGCACTTTGACAAATTAGGTCAAGCAATGGTACTGATGGGATTAATTTATGCCTACTTTAACATCAATGAATATCTTGTTCCTGCATATAAAATGTCAGGTTTGCATGCCAATCACTTATTGGATTTATTTGTTGGTAATAATGCCTTTTTTTATTGGTCAGTTGTGTTTTTTGGAATTTTGGTACCAAGTGTTTTGCCGATGTTCAAAAAAATGAGAAAACCATTACCGCTAACAATTATAGCACTCGCTGTATTAATTGCAGGCTGGTTTAAATTTTATTTGATTGTAATACCTGGTCTCTCTCATCCTTTATTGCCTATACAAGATGTTCCAGCGTCATGGAAACATTACACACCGAGTTTGATTGAAATGACTATAGTAGCAGCAACAATTGCCGGGACCATGCTTATTACAACCTTGTTCTCAAGATTTTTCCCAATCATATCTGTATGGGAAGTTGCGGAAGGAAAATTAGAAGGAAAAGAAGAAATCATTAATTATAAATAA
- a CDS encoding 4Fe-4S dicluster domain-containing protein has protein sequence MEKEDNKSSRRNFLKLGALGSVALAGTAVVSTISCDDKEKTGKKVKVLTADGKLIEVDSSHVDHHASNDNFSKEEIRQGVEGKKFIRVIDLAKCANERKCIEGCQKAHNILAPIEYIKVKKMQDSELTSPYWFPTMCYHCDNPPCTKVCPVDATYKRSDGIVAMDYDRCIGCKFCMAACPYSARTFNFGRPEQLKFTEEHKNDTSDPNHCTTPFAQEGTVAKCDFCTDRSSKGLLPACVVECPNGAILHGDELEDVVTNGEDTFRLKKLLQDRGAYREFEELGTKPRVYYLPPVARNFPFEDATEAHNTKE, from the coding sequence ATGGAAAAAGAAGACAACAAATCGTCCCGCAGGAATTTCCTAAAACTTGGCGCTTTAGGTAGTGTAGCTTTAGCAGGAACAGCAGTAGTAAGTACTATTTCATGTGATGATAAAGAAAAAACCGGGAAAAAAGTAAAAGTACTTACAGCTGATGGAAAATTAATCGAGGTTGATAGCTCACATGTTGATCATCATGCTTCAAATGATAACTTTTCCAAAGAAGAAATTCGCCAAGGGGTTGAAGGTAAAAAATTCATACGTGTTATTGATTTAGCAAAATGTGCTAATGAAAGAAAATGTATTGAAGGCTGTCAAAAAGCGCATAACATATTAGCGCCTATTGAGTATATCAAGGTAAAAAAGATGCAAGATTCAGAATTAACATCTCCATACTGGTTCCCTACTATGTGTTACCATTGTGACAATCCACCTTGTACAAAAGTATGTCCAGTTGACGCAACCTATAAACGTTCTGACGGAATAGTTGCCATGGATTATGATCGTTGCATAGGATGTAAATTCTGTATGGCTGCTTGTCCATATTCTGCCCGTACTTTTAATTTTGGAAGACCAGAACAATTAAAATTTACCGAAGAACATAAAAACGACACTTCGGATCCAAACCACTGTACTACGCCTTTTGCACAAGAAGGAACTGTTGCAAAATGTGATTTCTGTACTGACAGATCTTCTAAAGGGCTATTGCCTGCTTGTGTAGTAGAATGTCCAAATGGTGCCATACTTCATGGTGACGAATTAGAAGATGTAGTTACCAATGGTGAAGACACTTTCAGACTGAAAAAACTTCTACAAGATAGAGGAGCTTATCGTGAATTTGAAGAATTAGGTACAAAACCACGTGTATACTACCTTCCTCCAGTTGCTCGTAATTTCCCGTTTGAAGATGCAACCGAAGCACATAACACAAAAGAATAA
- a CDS encoding DUF5777 family beta-barrel protein, with product MKLYKLIYIALFVFPLSLLAQEETDTIAPVEIEYEKPAFESTGLIDNQTDRVFSKGTIEFIMNHRFGLVTGTNDMIGVWGATNIRIALSYAVTDRITVGFGSTKDSRLQDFNLKAAIFKQTKNDKMPFNLTYYGNWTVNASPKEGFYHTSDRWSFYNQLIISRKVSKTISFQIAPSYSHYNRVDKAIKNDMAAFSAGGRYMFIPDISLIVDATTPLMKYEQSTPKPGFGIGLEYSAVQHAFQLFISNSKGIVNQQNIMYNSNDFFDGEFMIGFNITKSW from the coding sequence ATGAAATTATATAAATTAATATATATAGCGCTGTTTGTTTTCCCCCTTTCGCTATTGGCGCAAGAGGAAACAGATACTATTGCACCCGTAGAGATTGAATATGAAAAACCAGCTTTCGAAAGTACTGGTTTGATAGACAACCAAACTGATCGCGTTTTTTCAAAAGGTACTATAGAATTTATTATGAATCACCGTTTTGGTTTGGTAACTGGCACAAATGACATGATAGGAGTTTGGGGAGCTACCAACATTCGCATAGCCTTAAGTTATGCAGTTACAGATAGAATTACCGTTGGATTTGGTTCTACAAAAGACAGTAGACTACAAGATTTTAATTTAAAAGCAGCTATTTTTAAACAAACTAAAAATGACAAAATGCCTTTTAATTTAACTTATTATGGAAACTGGACTGTTAATGCATCACCGAAAGAGGGTTTTTATCACACCTCAGATCGTTGGTCCTTTTACAATCAATTAATAATTTCTAGAAAGGTAAGCAAAACAATTTCTTTTCAAATTGCTCCAAGCTATTCTCACTATAATCGAGTAGATAAGGCAATAAAAAACGATATGGCAGCCTTTAGTGCAGGTGGTAGATATATGTTTATCCCAGACATATCACTTATTGTTGATGCTACTACTCCTTTGATGAAGTATGAGCAAAGTACCCCAAAACCAGGTTTTGGTATTGGGTTGGAATACAGTGCTGTTCAGCATGCATTCCAATTGTTTATAAGCAATTCTAAAGGAATTGTTAACCAACAAAACATTATGTATAATTCTAATGATTTCTTTGATGGAGAATTCATGATAGGATTTAATATTACAAAATCTTGGTAG
- a CDS encoding c-type cytochrome — MKKIIQYIMMLTVSLMATSCYYDEVPPEAITPLPDTVSYAKDVQPLWNQNCVNCHSTGSTAPDLTAANSYSALTKNNKYVVPADAANSILYKCLIGVGAPLMPPAGKLSDSKIELVKKWINDGALNN, encoded by the coding sequence ATGAAAAAAATAATTCAATATATAATGATGCTAACAGTGAGTTTGATGGCCACATCCTGTTACTATGACGAAGTGCCACCAGAAGCAATTACTCCTCTTCCAGACACTGTTTCATATGCAAAAGATGTTCAACCATTGTGGAATCAAAATTGTGTAAATTGCCATTCGACTGGATCAACGGCACCGGATTTAACGGCTGCAAATTCCTATTCTGCTTTAACAAAAAACAACAAATATGTAGTTCCAGCAGACGCAGCAAATAGCATTTTATATAAATGTTTAATTGGTGTGGGAGCACCACTAATGCCTCCTGCAGGAAAATTAAGTGATTCAAAAATTGAATTGGTCAAAAAATGGATTAATGATGGCGCTCTTAATAACTAA